In a single window of the Emys orbicularis isolate rEmyOrb1 chromosome 11, rEmyOrb1.hap1, whole genome shotgun sequence genome:
- the LOC135885384 gene encoding uncharacterized protein LOC135885384: protein MQADNQKRAPAWTVREVLDLIAIWGEDSVLAELRSKRRNARTFEKISKGMMERGHNRDSDQCCVKVKELRQAYQKTKVANGRSGSEPRTCRFYAELHAILGGAATTTPPVTVDSEAGIISSATPEDSAEGEEEEEDELGESTQHSVLPNSQDLFLSLTEVPSQASIQDHDPMEGTLAAANSSSLPPPSRRLSQIRRRKKKTRDDMFAEIMESTRSDRAHLNEWKDTVSKYRKEASEREDRRDQCEDRRDQHEERRDARDERWRQEDQRRQDATLGLLREQTDMLRRLVELQERQQDNRVPLQPLYNPPPPSPCSIASSPRRVRTRGGEAPYTFPFHPSGQPKQKAVIFLTIF from the exons atgcaggccgataatcaaaaaagagcaccagcatggaccgtacgggaggtactggatctgattgctatatggggagaggattcagtgctagcagaacttcgttcaaagagacgaaatgccagaacttttgaaaaaatctccaagggcatgatggagagaggccacaatagggactcagatcagtgctgcgtgaaagtcaaggagctcagacaagcctatcaaaaaacaaaggtggcaaacggtcgctccgggtcagagccgcggacatgccgcttctacgccgagctgcatgcaattctagggggggccgccacgactaccccacctgtgaccgtggattccgaggcggggataatctcatcagctacacctgaggattctgcggagggggaagaggaggaggaggacgagcttggggagagcacccagcactccgttctccccaacagccaggatctttttctcagcctgactgaagtaccctcccaagccagtatccaagaccacgaccccatggaagggaccttag cagctgcaaattcttcaagcctccctcctccatcccgaaggctatcacagataaggcgtcggaagaagaagacgcgagacgacatgttcgcagaaatcatggaatccacccgcagtgacagagctcatctgaatgagtggaaggacacggtttcaaagtataggaaagaagccagtgaacgtgaggacaggagggaccaatgtgaggacaggagggaccaacatgaggagaggagagatgctcgagatgagagatggcggcaggaagatcagaggaggcaggatgcaacgctggggctgctgcgtgaacAAACagatatgctccggcgtctggtggagcttcaggaacggcagcaggataacagagtgccgctacagcccctgtataacccccctcccccctcaccatgttccatagcctcctcacccagacgtgtaagaacgcgggggggggaggctccgtacaccttcccattccaccccagtggacagcccaagcaaaaggctgtcatttttttaaccattttttaa